From Pararhodobacter zhoushanensis, the proteins below share one genomic window:
- a CDS encoding FtsK/SpoIIIE family DNA translocase, with protein MASYPSPQREPLLDRRLQAVLNQRGKELLGLCLIGLGLILALVLGSYSPEDPSWMAATDAPVHNALGRAGAALAAPLVTITGKGAWGLALALGVWGLRLVIHQGEENIMGRSLFVPVAIAMGSVWLASLVVGPGWSQNFGLGGMFGDTVLAAVMTTLPMTTTVANIVTLLSFAAAVALYLYVLGSSVPELIRIAQFLLSGLILTYAGLLSVLGLSARGVGGLAARGHDQWQTRRETRAQARAAAEHALTQYQPWEEPAAPGWHAPEPQREPQRAPLRAQRHATPDPRGYGHPAEPQVSARRAAPPSDWQPDPYAVYDDAPDYTPDYAPYDDRPARAAHRAAPRRGEAPAYSAEPPQSWAQPDRQGVLGRVASLGRRPEAPQHQPPARQTRTDWAMPEGELIEPHLSDPAQQAERPSPEGLRARIAELMTSRTRAKPVLRFDPEAYPSKRVKPGAQDPAQQAEPPLTGGRREPVLTGPAEPAPMGYAFSHAFGYQPAPAPAAYPGAFAPEIARAPVRAAPPVASQDVLIDDEQDDYDDYDDRYDAPPPRAGLDPETRPAPSASMARRTPVPSRRAQAEAQPVLPFEPPSDGFELPPLALLRDPRLEQRMVVSQDALDQNSRMLESVLEDYGVRGDIVDARPGPVVTQYELEPAPGLKASRVIGLSDDIARSMSALSARVSTVPGRSVIGIELPNAHRETVVLREILATRDFGDSTMRLPLALGKDIAGDPVVANLAKMPHLLIAGTTGSGKSVAINTMILSLLYKLTPAECRLIMIDPKMLELSIYDGIPHLLSPVVTDPKKAVVALKWVVGEMEERYRKMSKTGVRNIEGYNGRVREALAKGEMFKRTVQTGFDDETGDPVFETEEFAPEVLPFIVVIVDEMADLMMVAGKEIEACIQRLAQMARASGIHLIMATQRPSVDVITGTIKANFPTRISFQVTSKIDSRTILGEQGAEQLLGQGDMLYMAGGSKITRVHGPFVSDAEVEEIVAHLKSYGEPAYVNSVLDGPDSEREADIDAVLGLGDSGGEDALYDQAVAIVARDRKCSTSYIQRKLGIGYNKAARLVEQMEDEGVVSTANHVGKREILVPEAH; from the coding sequence ATGGCCAGCTATCCCAGCCCCCAACGCGAACCCCTGCTCGACCGCCGCCTGCAAGCGGTGCTGAACCAACGTGGCAAGGAATTGCTCGGCCTGTGCCTGATCGGGCTGGGGCTGATCCTTGCGCTGGTGCTTGGCTCTTACTCGCCCGAGGATCCCTCGTGGATGGCCGCCACCGATGCCCCGGTGCACAACGCGCTGGGCCGTGCCGGTGCCGCGCTGGCCGCGCCTTTGGTGACGATTACCGGCAAGGGGGCCTGGGGACTTGCGCTGGCGCTGGGGGTCTGGGGCCTGCGTCTGGTGATCCATCAGGGCGAAGAAAACATCATGGGCCGCTCGCTGTTCGTGCCGGTTGCCATTGCGATGGGGTCGGTCTGGCTGGCCTCGCTGGTGGTGGGGCCGGGCTGGTCGCAGAACTTCGGTCTGGGCGGCATGTTCGGCGATACCGTGCTGGCAGCGGTGATGACCACGCTGCCGATGACCACCACGGTGGCCAATATCGTCACGCTGCTGAGTTTTGCAGCGGCGGTGGCCCTGTATCTCTATGTGCTGGGCTCGTCGGTGCCCGAGCTGATCCGCATCGCTCAGTTCCTGCTGTCGGGTCTGATCCTGACCTATGCCGGGCTTTTGTCGGTGCTTGGCCTGTCGGCCCGGGGTGTCGGCGGTCTGGCTGCGCGCGGTCACGACCAGTGGCAGACCCGCCGCGAGACGCGGGCGCAGGCCCGCGCTGCAGCCGAGCACGCGCTGACGCAATATCAGCCGTGGGAAGAGCCGGCCGCCCCGGGCTGGCACGCCCCCGAACCACAGCGCGAACCACAGCGCGCGCCGCTGCGCGCCCAGCGTCACGCGACGCCGGACCCGCGCGGCTATGGTCATCCGGCCGAGCCTCAGGTCAGTGCGCGCCGTGCGGCCCCGCCGTCGGATTGGCAGCCTGACCCCTACGCCGTCTATGACGACGCGCCCGACTATACCCCCGATTACGCGCCCTACGACGACCGGCCTGCCCGGGCCGCGCACCGCGCCGCACCGCGCCGCGGCGAGGCGCCTGCCTATAGCGCCGAACCGCCGCAATCCTGGGCGCAGCCGGACCGTCAGGGCGTTCTGGGCCGCGTCGCCAGCCTTGGCCGCCGTCCCGAGGCCCCGCAGCACCAGCCGCCCGCCCGCCAGACCCGTACGGACTGGGCGATGCCGGAAGGCGAGCTGATCGAGCCGCATTTGTCCGATCCGGCCCAGCAGGCCGAGCGTCCCAGCCCCGAAGGTCTGCGCGCGCGCATCGCCGAGCTGATGACCTCGCGCACAAGGGCCAAGCCGGTGCTGCGCTTCGACCCCGAGGCCTATCCGAGCAAGCGCGTGAAGCCCGGCGCGCAGGATCCGGCGCAACAGGCTGAACCGCCGCTGACCGGGGGGCGGCGCGAACCTGTGCTGACCGGTCCGGCCGAGCCTGCGCCGATGGGCTATGCGTTCAGCCACGCGTTCGGCTACCAGCCGGCGCCAGCGCCTGCGGCCTATCCCGGCGCGTTTGCACCCGAGATCGCCCGGGCTCCGGTCCGCGCTGCCCCGCCGGTGGCGTCGCAGGATGTTCTGATCGACGACGAGCAGGACGACTACGACGATTATGACGACCGCTATGACGCGCCACCGCCGCGTGCCGGGCTTGACCCGGAAACCCGGCCTGCGCCCAGTGCCAGCATGGCGCGTCGCACGCCGGTCCCCTCGCGCCGCGCGCAGGCCGAAGCGCAACCGGTTCTGCCGTTCGAGCCGCCCAGCGACGGGTTCGAGCTGCCACCGCTGGCGCTGCTGCGCGACCCGCGGCTTGAGCAGCGCATGGTGGTGTCGCAGGACGCGCTGGACCAGAACTCGCGGATGCTGGAAAGCGTGCTGGAGGATTACGGCGTGCGCGGCGATATCGTCGATGCGCGCCCCGGTCCGGTGGTCACGCAGTACGAGCTGGAACCCGCGCCGGGCCTCAAGGCCAGCCGGGTGATCGGTCTGTCCGACGATATCGCCCGCTCGATGTCGGCGCTGTCGGCGCGGGTGTCGACGGTGCCGGGCCGCTCGGTCATCGGGATCGAGCTGCCCAACGCCCACCGCGAAACCGTGGTGCTGCGCGAGATCCTCGCCACCCGCGACTTCGGCGACAGCACGATGCGGCTGCCGCTGGCGCTGGGCAAGGATATCGCCGGGGATCCGGTGGTCGCCAACCTCGCCAAGATGCCCCACCTGCTGATCGCGGGGACCACGGGCTCGGGTAAATCGGTGGCGATCAACACGATGATCCTGTCGCTGCTCTACAAGCTGACGCCGGCTGAATGCCGGTTGATCATGATCGACCCCAAGATGCTGGAACTCAGCATCTATGACGGTATCCCGCATCTGCTCTCGCCCGTGGTGACCGATCCCAAGAAAGCCGTCGTGGCGCTGAAATGGGTCGTCGGCGAGATGGAAGAGCGCTATCGCAAGATGTCGAAGACCGGCGTGCGCAACATCGAGGGTTATAACGGCCGCGTGCGCGAGGCGCTGGCCAAGGGCGAGATGTTCAAGCGCACCGTGCAGACCGGGTTCGACGACGAAACCGGCGATCCGGTGTTCGAGACCGAAGAATTCGCACCCGAAGTGCTGCCGTTCATCGTGGTCATCGTGGACGAGATGGCCGACCTGATGATGGTCGCGGGCAAAGAGATCGAAGCCTGCATCCAGCGGCTGGCACAGATGGCGCGGGCCTCGGGCATCCACCTGATCATGGCGACGCAGCGCCCGTCTGTGGACGTGATCACCGGCACGATCAAGGCCAACTTCCCCACCCGGATCTCGTTCCAGGTGACGTCGAAAATCGACAGCCGGACGATCCTGGGCGAACAAGGGGCCGAGCAACTGCTGGGTCAGGGCGATATGCTCTACATGGCGGGAGGATCGAAGATCACCCGCGTGCACGGGCCGTTTGTGTCCGATGCCGAGGTCGAGGAGATCGTCGCGCATCTGAAGAGCTATGGCGAGCCGGCTTACGTCAACAGCGTCCTCGACGGCCCGGATTCCGAGCGTGAGGCGGATATCGACGCGGTGCTGGGGCTGGGCGATTCCGGCGGCGAAGACGCGCTCTACGATCAGGCCGTGGCCATCGTCGCGCGGGATCGCAAATGCTCGACCTCGTATATCCAGCGCAAACTGGGCATCGGCTATAACAAGGCGGCGCGTCTGGTCGAGCAGATGGAAGACGAGGGTGTGGTGTCGACGGCCAACCACGTCGGCAAACGCGAAATCCTGGTGCCCGAGGCGCATTGA
- a CDS encoding aminotransferase class I/II-fold pyridoxal phosphate-dependent enzyme encodes MAFPERFSNLPEYAFPRLRALLDPYEPGGEPIAMTIGEPRHAMPPFLAEVLTANIAGFAKYPSNDGTPALLGAISAWLKRRYRVEIGTDRLMVLNGTREGLFNAALALSPERKKGGQPVILTPNPFYQVYAIAALTAGAEPVYVPATAATGHLPDYTSLPPALLDRVTIAYLCSPANPQGAVASRDYWAALLALAEKHDFRIFADECYSEIYRDTPPPGILEVAQQIGADPERVVSFHSLSKRSNLPGLRSGFVAGGPASIKAIRQLRAYAGAPLPEPLQAVAAAAWADEAHVDVSRALYQRKYAVADEIFGGLNAYLPPEAGFFLWLPVADGEAATVKLWRETGLRVLPGAYLSRDVAGENPGAGYIRVALVGPEDETRRGLNRLRTCLYA; translated from the coding sequence ATGGCATTTCCTGAGCGGTTTTCGAACCTGCCAGAGTACGCATTTCCGCGTTTGCGCGCGTTACTCGATCCCTATGAACCGGGGGGCGAGCCTATTGCGATGACCATCGGCGAGCCGCGTCACGCGATGCCGCCGTTTCTGGCCGAGGTGCTCACCGCCAATATCGCGGGATTCGCGAAGTACCCGTCCAACGACGGCACGCCCGCTTTGCTGGGGGCGATTTCCGCGTGGCTCAAGCGGCGCTACCGCGTCGAGATCGGCACCGACCGGCTGATGGTGCTCAACGGCACGCGTGAGGGGTTGTTCAACGCCGCCCTTGCGCTGTCGCCCGAGCGCAAGAAGGGCGGCCAGCCCGTCATTCTGACGCCCAATCCCTTTTATCAGGTCTATGCCATCGCCGCGCTGACCGCCGGGGCCGAGCCGGTCTATGTGCCCGCCACCGCCGCCACCGGGCATTTGCCCGATTACACCAGCCTGCCGCCCGCGCTTCTGGACCGGGTGACCATCGCCTATCTGTGCTCGCCCGCGAACCCGCAGGGCGCGGTGGCCAGCCGCGACTACTGGGCGGCGCTGCTGGCGCTGGCCGAAAAGCACGATTTCCGCATTTTCGCGGATGAGTGTTATTCCGAAATTTACCGCGACACGCCGCCGCCGGGCATTCTGGAGGTCGCGCAGCAGATCGGTGCCGACCCCGAGCGCGTGGTGTCGTTCCATTCGCTGTCGAAGCGCTCGAACCTGCCGGGCCTGCGCTCGGGCTTTGTGGCGGGCGGGCCTGCCTCGATCAAGGCGATCCGCCAGCTGCGCGCCTATGCCGGTGCGCCCCTGCCTGAACCCTTGCAAGCCGTTGCCGCCGCCGCCTGGGCCGATGAGGCCCATGTCGATGTCAGCCGCGCGCTCTATCAGCGCAAATACGCGGTGGCCGACGAAATCTTTGGCGGTCTGAACGCCTATCTGCCACCCGAGGCAGGCTTTTTCCTGTGGCTGCCCGTCGCCGATGGCGAAGCGGCAACCGTGAAACTCTGGCGCGAAACCGGTCTGCGTGTGCTGCCGGGCGCCTATCTGTCACGAGACGTTGCGGGTGAGAACCCCGGCGCGGGATACATCCGCGTGGCCCTTGTCGGCCCCGAGGACGAAACCCGTCGCGGCCTGAACAGGCTGCGTACCTGCCTTTATGCGTGA